One genomic window of Deltaproteobacteria bacterium includes the following:
- a CDS encoding vitamin B12-dependent ribonucleotide reductase, whose protein sequence is MISTAIDREIGGDLPLSSNALVVLKKRYLKKDNQGEVCEAATDMFERVAGTIAQVDRLYDPEADVAATSRKFYDLMASLAFMPNSPTLMNAGRELGQLSACFVLPVEDSIDSIFEAIKHTALIHKSGGGTGFSFSRIRPENDPVLSTKGVASGPISFMNIFDVATETIKQGGTRRGANMGILRVDHPDIEKFITCKNKLDRLNNFNISVALTDAFMTAVAHGTEFPLVNPRTGVVVKKVNAAVLFDMIVQSAWATGEPGVIFLDAINRGNTIPHVGDIEATNPCGEQPLLPYESCNLGSLNLAHVAAAGSIDYARLKELVWTAVHFLDNVIDANNFPLPVIGERTLQNRKIGLGVMGFADLLVRLGIPYNSEEAVQTAEEVMGFIQAESRAASAELAARRGNFPNFPGSIYDGNGHGQMRHATTTTVAPTGTISIIAGCSSGVEPLFAISFVRRVLDGAELVEVHPYFEEVARRRGFYSPELMKQIAQQGTIRDIKEIPKDIRRLFVTAHDVSPQWHIRIQAAFQKYTDNAVSKTVNFPQSAAAEDVRQVYVMAHELGLKGVTIYRDGSRPEQVLSFGAQKAPEERYIAPRPRPTRTMGVTQLINTGCGKLYVTVNRDEVGFCEVFAQMGKTGGCASSQIESTGRLISLALRSGVKVESIIKQISGIRCPNPIWQNGRQVLSCPDAIAQVLAAEAQVEITETEVTMGSCPDCGGAVEREGGCIVCRACGFSRCS, encoded by the coding sequence ATGATCAGCACGGCAATCGATAGGGAAATCGGTGGGGACCTACCTTTAAGCTCCAATGCTCTGGTGGTACTCAAGAAACGCTATCTCAAAAAAGACAACCAGGGCGAAGTCTGCGAGGCCGCGACCGATATGTTCGAGCGGGTGGCCGGGACCATCGCCCAGGTAGACCGCCTCTATGACCCGGAGGCCGATGTGGCCGCCACTAGCCGTAAGTTCTACGACTTGATGGCCTCCCTGGCCTTTATGCCCAATTCCCCCACCCTGATGAACGCCGGGCGGGAATTGGGGCAGTTGTCGGCCTGTTTCGTGCTGCCGGTCGAGGATTCCATCGACAGCATCTTCGAGGCCATTAAACATACCGCTCTGATCCACAAGAGCGGCGGCGGCACCGGCTTCTCCTTTTCCCGCATCCGCCCCGAAAACGACCCGGTGCTGTCCACCAAGGGGGTGGCCTCGGGGCCGATTTCTTTCATGAATATCTTTGATGTGGCCACCGAAACCATCAAGCAGGGCGGCACCCGGCGGGGGGCCAATATGGGCATCCTGCGGGTCGATCATCCTGACATCGAAAAATTTATCACCTGCAAGAACAAGCTGGACCGGTTGAATAATTTCAATATTTCGGTGGCCCTGACCGACGCCTTTATGACTGCCGTGGCGCACGGTACGGAATTTCCCCTGGTCAACCCCCGTACCGGTGTCGTGGTCAAAAAGGTCAACGCCGCGGTCCTGTTCGACATGATCGTCCAGAGTGCCTGGGCCACCGGTGAGCCCGGGGTGATTTTCCTGGATGCCATCAACCGGGGCAACACCATCCCCCACGTCGGCGACATCGAGGCCACCAATCCTTGCGGCGAACAGCCGCTGCTGCCTTATGAGTCCTGCAACCTGGGGTCCCTTAATCTTGCCCATGTGGCCGCGGCCGGCAGCATTGATTATGCCCGCCTGAAGGAACTGGTGTGGACCGCGGTGCACTTCCTGGATAACGTCATTGATGCCAATAACTTCCCGCTGCCGGTCATCGGCGAGCGCACCCTGCAAAACCGCAAGATCGGCCTGGGGGTGATGGGCTTTGCCGATCTGTTGGTCAGGCTGGGCATTCCCTATAACTCCGAAGAGGCGGTGCAGACCGCTGAAGAGGTTATGGGCTTTATTCAGGCCGAATCCAGGGCCGCGTCGGCCGAGTTGGCCGCCCGCCGGGGCAATTTCCCGAATTTCCCGGGCTCAATTTATGACGGCAATGGTCACGGCCAGATGCGCCATGCCACCACCACCACCGTGGCCCCCACCGGCACCATCAGCATCATTGCCGGCTGTTCCAGCGGCGTTGAGCCCTTGTTTGCCATTTCCTTTGTGCGGCGGGTGCTGGACGGCGCTGAACTGGTGGAAGTACACCCCTATTTTGAGGAAGTGGCCCGGCGCCGGGGCTTTTACAGCCCGGAACTGATGAAGCAGATCGCCCAGCAGGGCACCATCCGCGACATCAAAGAGATACCCAAGGACATCCGGCGGCTGTTTGTCACCGCCCACGACGTCTCGCCGCAATGGCATATCCGCATCCAGGCCGCCTTCCAGAAATATACCGACAACGCGGTGTCGAAGACGGTCAATTTCCCCCAGAGCGCCGCGGCCGAAGATGTGCGCCAGGTCTATGTCATGGCCCATGAACTGGGGCTCAAGGGGGTGACCATCTACCGGGACGGCAGCCGTCCAGAGCAGGTGCTGAGCTTCGGCGCCCAGAAGGCCCCGGAAGAGCGCTACATCGCGCCGCGACCACGGCCCACCCGCACCATGGGGGTCACCCAACTGATCAATACCGGCTGCGGCAAACTCTACGTCACCGTCAACCGGGATGAGGTGGGTTTTTGCGAGGTCTTCGCCCAGATGGGCAAGACCGGCGGCTGTGCCTCCTCGCAGATCGAATCCACCGGCCGGTTGATTTCGCTGGCCCTGCGTTCCGGAGTCAAGGTGGAGTCGATCATCAAGCAGATCTCGGGCATCCGCTGCCCCAACCCCATCTGGCAGAACGGCCGCCAGGTGCTGTCCTGCCCGGACGCCATCGCCCAGGTGTTGGCCGCCGAGGCCCAGGTGGAGATCACCGAAACCGAGGTTACTATGGGCTCC
- a CDS encoding PBP1A family penicillin-binding protein, which produces MSIFSKRKYDTKTTRLRAYERRRRRGRILGWIFLSFFLVVVLGAAGLAGYVYYHFSKDLPDYTAIRDFRPHLITRVYARDGRVIGEFYAERRIEVPYSRLPWHLVAAFVAAEDARFFEHPGVDFFGIVRAFIRNLQAGEIVQGGSTITQQIVKSILLTPEKSYSRKIREAILAYRIDNYLTKEQILTLYLNHIYLGHGAYGVEAAAQEYFGKHVEDLNLAECAMLAGLPKAPSRYSPYLNPFRAKERQIYVLNRMVEAGFIRPDESRQALNQALILKSLRHNRCEETGYYAEYVRQYLENKYGRDPLYQAGFQVYTPADVDLHRAAKAAIDQGLDALFKRHGYRGPLKHLTTQECESFWARQDQKFHKHPPRQGRLQTAVVVQTGHGDRGLMVRFGNKYGLVVTGNTLEAKLCPVKKTSKYLDRLRIGDVIQVRLITREPGSANWLVCLDPDPMAQAALVYLENQTGKVRVLMGGKDFSDSPFNRAIQARRQPGSAFKPIIYAAAIEKGYGPHSMLLDAPIALPGGKPGKLWTPKNYDGKFFGPTPLATALARSRNIPTVRLLISIGLPQLMKISQQLGITSEIYPNYSSALGSSEVTLMELTRAYTVFPNQGQLVRPIFIERVEDRDGRILEEHRPFKQPAISPRTAQIMTELLVGVVQRGTGQRVKVLKRPIGGKTGTTNRCRDAWFIGFTPLSTAGVWVGMDNEQPLGSRETGSQAAAPIFIAFMREALKNQPVEDFPDLPVGRYAQESRSPEYDDEISVAEGTQIDQEYWLEERRDSLSQAPIQSFFKRDLEE; this is translated from the coding sequence ATGAGTATATTTTCTAAGCGCAAATACGATACTAAGACTACCAGGCTGAGGGCCTATGAGCGCCGCCGCCGTCGGGGCCGCATCCTGGGCTGGATTTTCTTAAGCTTTTTTCTGGTGGTAGTGCTAGGCGCGGCAGGATTGGCGGGCTATGTCTATTACCACTTTTCCAAAGATTTACCGGATTATACTGCCATTCGGGATTTCCGCCCCCATCTGATCACCCGGGTTTATGCCCGAGATGGCCGGGTAATCGGGGAATTTTATGCGGAAAGACGGATCGAGGTTCCTTACTCCAGGCTTCCCTGGCACCTGGTGGCCGCCTTTGTGGCCGCGGAAGACGCCCGCTTCTTTGAGCATCCAGGGGTCGATTTTTTTGGTATTGTGCGGGCCTTTATCCGCAATCTGCAGGCCGGTGAGATTGTCCAAGGGGGCAGCACGATAACCCAACAGATTGTCAAAAGTATCCTGCTGACCCCGGAAAAAAGCTATTCCCGGAAGATCCGGGAAGCGATTCTGGCCTACCGCATCGACAATTACTTGACTAAAGAGCAGATCTTAACCCTTTATCTCAATCACATCTATCTGGGACATGGGGCTTATGGAGTAGAGGCCGCGGCCCAGGAGTATTTCGGCAAACATGTGGAAGATTTGAACTTGGCGGAATGCGCTATGCTGGCCGGACTTCCCAAGGCCCCCAGCCGCTATTCCCCCTATCTTAATCCATTCCGCGCCAAGGAACGCCAGATATATGTGTTGAACCGCATGGTGGAAGCCGGGTTTATCCGACCCGATGAGAGCCGGCAGGCCTTGAATCAAGCGCTTATCTTGAAATCCTTGCGCCACAACCGTTGTGAGGAAACCGGTTATTATGCCGAGTATGTCCGCCAGTACCTGGAAAACAAGTATGGTCGGGATCCCCTCTATCAGGCCGGTTTTCAGGTCTACACGCCTGCCGATGTTGATCTGCACCGCGCCGCCAAAGCAGCCATCGATCAAGGTCTGGATGCCCTCTTTAAACGCCATGGCTACCGCGGTCCCTTGAAGCATTTAACCACCCAAGAATGTGAATCGTTCTGGGCCCGTCAGGACCAAAAGTTTCATAAGCACCCTCCCCGGCAAGGCCGATTGCAGACAGCAGTGGTTGTTCAGACCGGTCATGGGGATCGTGGTCTCATGGTCCGGTTCGGGAATAAATACGGCCTAGTGGTAACCGGTAATACCCTTGAAGCCAAGCTGTGTCCGGTCAAGAAGACCAGTAAGTATCTGGATCGCTTACGGATTGGGGATGTCATCCAGGTGCGCTTGATTACTAGAGAACCTGGCAGTGCCAACTGGCTGGTATGTCTGGACCCGGACCCCATGGCGCAGGCTGCCCTCGTTTACCTGGAAAATCAGACCGGCAAGGTCCGGGTCCTGATGGGCGGCAAGGATTTCAGCGACAGTCCCTTTAACCGGGCCATCCAGGCCCGGCGGCAGCCTGGTTCGGCCTTTAAGCCGATTATTTATGCCGCCGCCATTGAAAAGGGATATGGTCCCCATTCTATGCTTCTTGACGCGCCGATTGCTTTACCAGGCGGAAAGCCAGGAAAACTCTGGACGCCCAAGAACTACGATGGCAAATTTTTTGGTCCCACCCCCCTGGCCACTGCTTTGGCCCGGTCGCGCAATATCCCTACCGTTCGGTTGCTGATCAGTATTGGCCTGCCGCAGCTCATGAAAATTTCCCAGCAGCTGGGGATTACCTCGGAAATCTATCCCAATTATTCTTCCGCTCTGGGCTCTTCCGAAGTTACTTTAATGGAACTGACCCGGGCCTATACAGTGTTCCCCAACCAGGGTCAACTGGTCAGGCCAATTTTCATTGAACGCGTGGAGGACCGGGACGGCCGGATATTGGAGGAACACCGGCCTTTTAAGCAACCGGCCATCAGTCCCCGAACCGCCCAGATCATGACCGAATTGTTGGTCGGGGTGGTGCAACGCGGCACTGGCCAACGGGTAAAGGTCTTGAAGCGGCCTATTGGCGGCAAAACCGGGACTACAAATCGTTGCCGGGATGCCTGGTTTATCGGATTTACTCCCTTGTCTACTGCCGGGGTCTGGGTGGGAATGGATAACGAACAACCACTGGGAAGCCGAGAGACCGGCTCCCAGGCCGCGGCCCCGATATTTATTGCTTTTATGCGAGAAGCCTTAAAAAATCAGCCCGTAGAGGATTTCCCTGATCTCCCAGTAGGCAGATATGCCCAAGAAAGCCGGAGCCCCGAATACGATGACGAGATATCGGTTGCCGAGGGGACCCAGATTGACCAGGAATACTGGCTCGAGGAACGCCGCGATTCACTAAGCCAGGCTCCGATCCAAAGTTTTTTCAAACGGGATCTGGAAGAGTAA
- a CDS encoding YifB family Mg chelatase-like AAA ATPase, with the protein MLARVKSGALRGVDAYIVEVEVDIAPGLPAFTTVGLPEAAVKESKDRVKAALKNSGYQFPMNRVTINLAPADVRKEGTGFDLPVAVGLLAAQGIVPPENLDNYLIIGELSLDGRLKPTRGVLSMALASRQDGRAGLIVPRENAAEAAVVQDTAVYPTETLSEVVEFLQGRKELTPAPAPALQSLEPGDDVDFREVKGQEQAKRALVIAAAGGHNVIMVGPPGAGKTMLARRLPTILPPLSFEEALETSKIYSIVGQLPPNQPLMTNRPFRPPHHTISDAGLIGGGRIPRPGEVSLAHNGVLFLDELPEFKRQVLEVLRQPLEEGQVTLSRATASLSYPARFMLVAAMNPCPCGFLGDPKRACTCTPRQIQAYQARISGPLLDRIDIQLAVPAVRYQELAAPADGESSKYLRDQVMAARRIQGHRLARSRYYCNAQMPPRYLKQFCVLSSEAQRLLETAMERLGLSARAYNRILKISRTIADLEGEEHLKLPHIAEAIQYRSLDRQLV; encoded by the coding sequence ATGTTAGCCCGGGTCAAAAGCGGTGCCTTACGGGGCGTGGATGCCTACATTGTCGAGGTGGAGGTGGATATTGCGCCGGGCCTGCCGGCCTTTACTACCGTGGGGTTGCCGGAAGCGGCAGTCAAAGAGAGCAAAGATCGGGTCAAAGCCGCACTCAAAAACTCTGGGTATCAGTTTCCCATGAACCGGGTGACCATCAATCTGGCCCCGGCTGATGTCCGCAAGGAAGGCACCGGCTTTGATCTGCCGGTAGCCGTCGGCCTGCTGGCCGCGCAGGGGATAGTCCCGCCTGAAAATCTGGATAATTATTTGATTATTGGGGAGCTTTCTCTGGATGGGCGACTGAAGCCGACCCGGGGGGTGCTGTCCATGGCCCTGGCCTCCCGTCAGGACGGCCGGGCCGGGTTGATCGTCCCCCGGGAGAATGCCGCTGAAGCCGCGGTGGTCCAGGATACCGCGGTCTATCCCACCGAAACCCTGTCGGAGGTGGTCGAATTTTTGCAGGGCCGTAAGGAGTTAACTCCAGCTCCCGCCCCCGCCCTGCAATCTCTGGAACCGGGGGATGATGTGGACTTCCGCGAGGTCAAAGGCCAGGAGCAGGCCAAGCGGGCCCTGGTCATTGCCGCGGCCGGGGGCCACAATGTTATCATGGTGGGGCCGCCCGGAGCCGGCAAGACCATGCTGGCCCGGCGTCTGCCCACCATCCTGCCGCCGTTAAGCTTTGAAGAGGCCCTGGAGACCTCAAAAATTTACAGCATTGTGGGACAGTTGCCTCCGAATCAACCATTGATGACTAACCGACCTTTTCGCCCCCCGCACCATACCATCTCGGACGCCGGGCTGATTGGCGGCGGCCGGATTCCCAGACCCGGGGAAGTCAGCCTAGCCCATAACGGCGTCCTGTTCCTGGATGAATTGCCGGAATTTAAGCGTCAGGTATTAGAAGTATTGCGGCAGCCTTTGGAAGAGGGTCAGGTCACACTGTCTCGGGCTACCGCTTCCCTGAGCTATCCGGCCCGATTCATGCTGGTAGCCGCCATGAACCCTTGCCCTTGTGGCTTTCTGGGCGATCCGAAGCGGGCCTGCACCTGTACACCGCGCCAGATTCAGGCCTACCAGGCCCGGATCTCGGGGCCGCTTTTGGATCGCATTGATATTCAGTTGGCCGTGCCCGCGGTCCGCTATCAGGAATTAGCCGCCCCCGCCGATGGGGAGAGTTCCAAGTATCTCCGGGACCAGGTGATGGCGGCCAGGAGGATTCAGGGTCACCGTTTGGCCCGCAGCCGGTATTACTGCAACGCCCAGATGCCGCCCCGCTATCTGAAACAATTCTGTGTCCTCAGTAGCGAGGCCCAACGCCTGTTGGAAACGGCTATGGAACGTTTAGGGTTGTCGGCCCGGGCCTACAATCGCATTCTGAAGATCTCTCGCACCATTGCCGACTTGGAGGGTGAAGAGCACTTGAAACTTCCACATATTGCCGAAGCGATCCAGTATCGCAGCCTGGATCGCCAATTGGTGTAA
- a CDS encoding CoA-binding protein → MECQLPEFNPMDEEVKAILKDNQTIAVVGLSTDPDKDSHRVAKYLLERGYGIVPVNPKCDQILGQKCYASLRDIPFPVDIVDIFRKIDAIPAIVDEAIAIGAKVVWMQLGLAENTSARKAQEAGLQVVMNKCIKIEHSRYFPT, encoded by the coding sequence ATTGAATGTCAACTCCCGGAATTCAATCCGATGGATGAAGAAGTCAAGGCGATTCTGAAAGATAATCAAACCATCGCCGTGGTCGGGCTTTCAACCGACCCTGACAAGGATAGTCACCGGGTAGCCAAGTACCTACTGGAACGGGGTTATGGGATAGTACCGGTCAATCCCAAGTGCGACCAGATATTGGGCCAGAAGTGTTATGCCAGTCTCCGGGACATCCCGTTTCCGGTGGATATCGTCGACATTTTTCGGAAAATCGACGCCATCCCGGCCATCGTTGATGAGGCTATCGCCATCGGTGCCAAGGTAGTGTGGATGCAACTGGGCCTTGCCGAGAACACCTCGGCACGGAAGGCCCAGGAGGCGGGGTTGCAGGTGGTGATGAATAAATGTATCAAGATTGAGCATAGCCGATACTTTCCGACCTAA
- a CDS encoding AAA family ATPase, with amino-acid sequence MQISGFYIDGFGIYHNQGIRPFPPGLVLFLGDNECGKTTLMEFIRTMLFDFPPPRAKRNDYKPQRGGNHGGRLQLVTQDCRRLVIERIGRQATISMDGGTIEKADLAERFLGGLDRQTFEHVFAIGLTELQRLEVLSEDGVRRRLFAAGAGLGAESLPSAVQTLDKELKALLRKTGRKPLINQLVHQINQTRTQIAGLQELSTAYARAQERKAQLQQQIRENRQQLQNLHQDLKRLEQLEQARPSWVRLGLAREKAASLKFAENFPPDGLKRFDDLKTEIDHVKQNQKASEDQAALLQEEKLRLSLDLGVLSHQPDIEALLGEREKLAAALKDYPLVKSATEQAEAELHRRLQDLGPDWDSARIARLDTSVQVRQQAQELGRSLAAVERRYEQQQAHYQGRAEAEAEARRLTEEAQAWLNELPLPRLDEAQWQQQQQAVRLLRPLLQQRELATNQFKDRLASRQDHYGRREALQRQIEAGGVILPWWLLILVCLAGLGLAGWLIFQHDYLPAIIASLAGIGLSALLFVLRYRQLKAERHRVAMLQADLEQVEQTLRSLEAESQELDAQLESLDADLQEWAKAAGFEQPPDSTQLELRASQLEEAAADWREWQDRHRHYQEAQRHWQEKVEKLREAEQQTQKASQEMQRRQSEWQNWLAQRRLAVTVRPEGFDAVLQAVESARVAERAVQEYRQRLTQIKNYISDARQRIGTVIAACGRTPLAAEIGVEDLEALRRALEAALKNEQQRQALDHQLAAVRMEGTRLANQLQEKEDQLKTLLKQAHAADEDEFRRLATDYDKWRAASREIEDSEIALRTIAGSPQAQCSLEKELARTDSLQLEAEKEQLENQIEELEESLAKAQQEVGGLDKSLLDMARNEELGKLLWEQRCRQEQLADATRRWGTLVICNYLLEQARCIYERERQPQVIQEAGRFLGTMTGKRYRLVSSADQGSLRLEDENLGRKEPLNWSSGLADQVYLALRLGLAREFGRHSEPLPVILDDVLVKFDPHRQQGAARVMLEFSKEHQVLFFSCHPQFKELIQKAHQDYFQGETQVSYYTIRDGIIVESNC; translated from the coding sequence ATGCAGATTAGCGGCTTTTATATTGATGGTTTTGGCATTTACCACAATCAAGGCATTCGCCCTTTCCCCCCTGGTCTGGTCCTGTTTTTGGGAGATAATGAGTGCGGCAAAACCACCCTGATGGAGTTCATCCGCACCATGCTGTTCGACTTCCCGCCGCCTCGAGCCAAACGCAACGATTATAAACCACAGCGAGGGGGCAATCATGGTGGCCGATTACAACTAGTTACGCAGGACTGCCGACGGCTGGTGATTGAGCGAATTGGCCGCCAGGCGACCATCAGCATGGATGGCGGAACCATTGAAAAGGCGGACCTGGCTGAGCGTTTCCTGGGTGGTTTAGACCGGCAAACCTTTGAGCACGTCTTTGCCATCGGATTGACCGAATTGCAGCGTCTGGAAGTTCTTTCCGAAGACGGGGTGCGCCGTCGTCTGTTTGCCGCCGGCGCCGGGCTGGGGGCGGAGTCATTGCCTTCTGCGGTCCAGACCCTTGACAAGGAGCTCAAAGCCCTGCTGAGGAAAACCGGTCGCAAACCGCTGATCAATCAGTTAGTCCACCAGATTAATCAGACCAGGACTCAAATTGCTGGTCTCCAGGAATTATCCACGGCATATGCCCGTGCCCAGGAGAGAAAGGCCCAATTGCAGCAGCAGATCCGGGAAAACCGGCAGCAGCTGCAGAATCTCCACCAAGACTTAAAGCGCCTGGAGCAACTGGAACAGGCCCGACCCTCCTGGGTGCGTCTGGGTCTGGCCCGCGAAAAGGCCGCAAGCCTGAAATTTGCCGAAAATTTCCCTCCGGATGGATTGAAGCGCTTTGATGATCTAAAGACGGAAATCGACCATGTTAAACAAAATCAAAAAGCCAGCGAAGATCAAGCCGCGCTGCTGCAGGAAGAAAAGCTGCGACTTTCCCTGGACCTGGGGGTCCTGAGCCACCAACCAGACATCGAAGCCTTGCTGGGCGAACGGGAAAAGCTGGCCGCGGCTCTCAAAGACTATCCTTTAGTTAAGAGTGCGACCGAACAGGCTGAGGCGGAATTGCACCGGCGTTTACAGGATTTGGGACCCGACTGGGACTCGGCCCGGATAGCCCGGTTGGACACCTCCGTCCAGGTCCGCCAGCAGGCGCAAGAGTTGGGCCGCTCCTTGGCCGCCGTAGAGCGACGCTATGAACAGCAACAGGCCCACTATCAGGGCCGCGCCGAAGCTGAGGCCGAGGCCCGGAGACTGACGGAGGAGGCCCAGGCATGGCTTAACGAGCTTCCCCTGCCGCGCCTGGACGAGGCGCAATGGCAGCAACAACAACAGGCGGTGCGGCTGCTGCGGCCCCTTTTACAGCAGCGAGAGTTGGCTACCAATCAGTTTAAGGACCGGCTCGCCTCCCGGCAAGATCATTACGGTCGCCGGGAAGCGTTGCAAAGGCAGATAGAGGCCGGCGGGGTCATTTTGCCCTGGTGGCTGCTGATACTGGTCTGCTTGGCCGGGCTGGGGCTGGCTGGCTGGCTAATTTTTCAACATGATTATCTCCCGGCGATCATTGCCTCTCTGGCCGGGATAGGCTTGAGTGCGCTGCTTTTTGTCCTCCGCTATCGCCAGCTAAAGGCGGAGCGCCACCGGGTCGCCATGCTGCAAGCCGATCTGGAGCAGGTGGAGCAAACCCTGAGGTCCCTGGAAGCGGAAAGCCAGGAACTCGACGCCCAACTGGAAAGCCTTGATGCTGATCTACAGGAGTGGGCCAAAGCGGCTGGATTCGAGCAGCCCCCTGATTCAACTCAACTGGAACTTCGGGCCAGCCAGCTGGAAGAGGCTGCCGCCGATTGGCGGGAGTGGCAGGACCGGCATCGGCACTACCAAGAAGCCCAGCGGCATTGGCAGGAGAAGGTGGAAAAACTACGGGAAGCCGAGCAACAGACCCAAAAGGCCTCCCAGGAGATGCAGCGGCGGCAATCGGAGTGGCAAAACTGGCTGGCCCAGCGCCGGCTTGCGGTCACGGTGCGTCCCGAAGGCTTTGACGCGGTGTTGCAGGCAGTAGAAAGCGCCCGGGTTGCCGAGCGCGCGGTGCAGGAGTATCGCCAACGCCTGACCCAGATAAAAAATTATATCTCTGACGCCCGCCAGCGGATTGGCACCGTAATCGCGGCTTGTGGCCGGACGCCGCTGGCCGCCGAAATCGGGGTGGAGGACCTGGAGGCTCTGCGCCGGGCTTTGGAAGCGGCCCTGAAAAACGAACAACAACGGCAGGCACTTGATCATCAGCTGGCCGCGGTCCGAATGGAGGGAACCCGGTTGGCCAATCAGTTACAAGAAAAAGAAGATCAACTAAAGACCTTGCTAAAGCAGGCCCACGCCGCCGATGAAGATGAGTTTCGGCGCTTGGCCACTGATTATGATAAATGGCGCGCGGCCAGCCGGGAGATCGAGGACAGCGAGATTGCCTTACGTACCATCGCCGGTAGCCCCCAAGCTCAGTGCAGTCTGGAAAAAGAACTGGCCCGCACCGATTCTTTACAGCTAGAAGCGGAAAAAGAGCAACTGGAGAACCAGATAGAAGAATTGGAAGAATCATTGGCCAAGGCCCAGCAGGAGGTTGGGGGACTTGATAAATCTCTCTTAGACATGGCCCGGAATGAGGAACTGGGTAAATTGCTCTGGGAGCAACGCTGCCGCCAAGAACAGTTGGCCGACGCCACCCGCCGGTGGGGGACGCTGGTGATCTGTAACTATCTACTGGAGCAGGCGCGGTGCATTTACGAGCGGGAGCGGCAACCGCAGGTGATTCAGGAAGCCGGTCGGTTTCTGGGTACCATGACTGGGAAGCGCTATCGGCTGGTGTCCTCGGCTGATCAAGGCAGCCTCAGACTGGAAGATGAAAATCTGGGTCGCAAGGAACCGCTCAACTGGAGCAGTGGGCTGGCCGACCAGGTTTATCTGGCCCTCCGCCTGGGGCTGGCCCGGGAGTTTGGCCGCCACAGCGAACCCTTGCCGGTTATTCTGGACGACGTGCTGGTGAAGTTCGACCCCCACCGTCAGCAGGGGGCGGCTCGAGTTATGCTGGAATTCTCAAAGGAGCACCAGGTATTGTTTTTTTCCTGCCACCCACAATTTAAAGAGCTTATTCAAAAAGCGCATCAGGACTACTTCCAGGGTGAGACCCAAGTGTCTTATTATACTATTAGGGATGGCATAATTGTGGAATCAAATTGCTAA